A portion of the Fusobacterium nucleatum genome contains these proteins:
- a CDS encoding ABC transporter permease, with amino-acid sequence MKKYLYIIIILVGIIFCIAFYQNPYKISENFTLLKPSFQHILGTDNLGRDIFSRLLLGTFYSIFIAFSAILLAGIIGSILGAIAGYFEGYIDEFFLFISEIFMSIPVILITLGIIVLLNNGFHSIILALFVLYMPRTLNYVRGLVKREKHKNYIKIAKIYGVNHFRIIIRHIAPNIILPILVNFSTNFAGAILTEASLGYLGFGIQPPYPTLGNMLNESQSYFLLAPWFTILPGLMILFLVYKINQISKKYQEKK; translated from the coding sequence ATGAAGAAATACTTATATATTATAATAATTCTAGTAGGGATTATATTTTGTATTGCTTTCTATCAAAATCCATATAAAATTTCAGAAAATTTTACTTTATTAAAACCTAGTTTTCAACATATTTTAGGGACAGATAATTTAGGAAGAGATATTTTTAGTCGTTTACTCTTAGGAACTTTTTATAGTATTTTTATTGCTTTCAGTGCTATTTTATTAGCAGGTATTATAGGAAGTATATTGGGTGCTATTGCTGGTTATTTTGAAGGATATATTGATGAATTTTTTTTATTTATTTCAGAAATTTTTATGTCAATTCCAGTAATTTTAATTACTTTAGGAATTATTGTGCTTCTAAATAATGGTTTTCATTCTATTATTTTAGCACTTTTTGTATTATATATGCCTAGAACCCTTAACTATGTGAGAGGTTTAGTAAAACGAGAAAAACATAAAAACTATATCAAAATAGCGAAAATTTATGGAGTTAATCATTTTAGAATTATAATACGACATATTGCTCCTAATATTATTCTTCCAATTTTAGTAAATTTCTCAACAAATTTTGCAGGTGCTATTCTAACCGAAGCAAGTTTGGGATATTTAGGCTTTGGAATTCAGCCTCCTTATCCTACTTTGGGAAATATGCTAAATGAATCACAATCTTATTTTTTATTGGCTCCTTGGTTTACAATCTTACCTGGACTTATGATTTTATTTTTAGTCTATAAAATAAATCAAATTTCAAAAAAATATCAGGAGAAAAAGTGA
- a CDS encoding ABC transporter ATP-binding protein: protein MKILKIKNLNLKIHEKEILKNISFEIEEGEIIGLIGESGSGKTIFTKYILGILPSAAHFTQETFEVVPKIGAIFQNAFTSLNPTVKIGKQLQHLYISHYGNKKDWKEKIESLLEEVGLDKKKNFLDKYPYELSGGEQQRIVIMGALIGEPNFLIADEVTTALDVETKIEIIKFFKKLQKKLKISILFITHDLSILKDFADKIYVMYHGEIIDENHPYRKQLFQLSQDIWRRKQ, encoded by the coding sequence ATGAAAATACTAAAAATAAAAAATCTAAATCTTAAAATTCATGAAAAGGAAATTTTAAAAAATATTTCTTTTGAAATAGAAGAAGGAGAAATCATAGGCTTAATAGGAGAATCAGGAAGTGGGAAAACTATTTTTACAAAATATATTTTAGGTATTCTCCCCTCAGCTGCTCACTTTACTCAAGAAACTTTTGAAGTTGTTCCAAAAATAGGAGCTATTTTTCAAAATGCTTTTACTTCCTTAAATCCAACAGTAAAAATAGGAAAACAATTACAACATCTTTATATTTCTCATTATGGAAATAAAAAAGATTGGAAAGAAAAAATTGAAAGCTTATTAGAAGAAGTTGGCTTGGATAAAAAGAAAAATTTTTTAGACAAATATCCATATGAATTAAGTGGAGGAGAGCAACAAAGAATTGTTATTATGGGTGCTTTGATAGGTGAACCTAACTTTTTAATTGCAGATGAAGTAACTACCGCTTTGGATGTAGAAACAAAAATTGAAATTATTAAGTTTTTTAAAAAATTACAGAAAAAATTGAAAATATCAATTTTATTTATAACACATGACTTGTCTATTTTAAAAGATTTTGCTGATAAAATTTATGTAATGTATCATGGAGAGATTATTGATGAAAATCATCCTTATAGAAAACAATTATTTCAACTTTCCCAAGATATTTGGAGGAGAAAACAATAA
- a CDS encoding ABC transporter ATP-binding protein — translation MLLTVENLTKIYIKKKILNNVSFSVKKGEIFGILGKSGAGKSTIGKILLQLLKPTMGTILFEGKPLSEIPRKDIQAIFQDPYSALNPSLKIGEILEEPLIANGIFQKEKRRKKVEETLIKVGLLESDYEKYPEELSGGQQQRVCIAGAIILSPKLIICDEPIASLDLAIQVQILDLIHKINQEEGISFIFITHNLPAIYRIADRILLLYHGEVQEIQEVEDFFHNPRSEYGKKFLQTLNLIKNF, via the coding sequence ATGTTATTAACTGTGGAGAATTTAACTAAAATATATATAAAAAAGAAAATACTAAATAATGTTTCATTTTCTGTAAAAAAAGGTGAAATTTTTGGAATACTAGGTAAATCTGGTGCTGGAAAATCAACCATAGGAAAAATATTACTACAATTATTAAAACCAACAATGGGAACTATCTTATTTGAAGGGAAACCCCTTTCAGAAATTCCTAGAAAAGATATTCAAGCAATTTTCCAAGACCCTTATAGTGCATTAAATCCAAGTTTAAAAATAGGAGAGATTTTAGAAGAACCCCTTATAGCCAATGGGATATTTCAAAAAGAAAAAAGAAGAAAAAAGGTTGAAGAAACTCTTATAAAGGTAGGACTTTTAGAATCTGATTATGAAAAGTATCCTGAAGAATTATCAGGTGGACAACAACAAAGAGTTTGTATTGCAGGAGCAATTATCCTATCTCCAAAACTAATTATTTGTGATGAACCTATTGCATCTCTGGATTTAGCAATTCAAGTACAAATACTAGATTTAATTCATAAAATAAATCAAGAAGAAGGAATTAGTTTTATTTTTATTACACACAATCTGCCTGCTATTTATAGAATAGCAGATAGAATATTACTTTTATATCATGGAGAAGTACAGGAGATCCAAGAAGTAGAAGATTTTTTTCATAATCCTAGAAGTGAATATGGAAAAAAATTCTTACAAACTTTAAATTTAATCAAAAACTTTTAA
- the rpmF gene encoding 50S ribosomal protein L32 produces MAVPKKKTSKAKKNMRRSHHALTAIGLVTCEKCGAPKRAHRVCLECGDYKGTQVLETAE; encoded by the coding sequence ATGGCAGTACCTAAGAAAAAGACTTCTAAAGCTAAAAAAAATATGAGAAGATCACATCATGCACTAACTGCAATAGGTTTAGTAACTTGTGAAAAATGTGGAGCTCCTAAAAGAGCACATAGAGTTTGTTTAGAATGTGGAGATTATAAAGGAACTCAAGTTTTAGAAACAGCTGAGTAA
- the ychF gene encoding redox-regulated ATPase YchF — protein MIGIGIVGLPNVGKSTLFNAITKAGAAEAANYPFCTIEPNVGVVTVPDERLNELAKIINPQKIVPATVEFIDIAGLVKGASKGEGRGNKFLSNIRSTSAICQVVRCFDDDNITHVDGSVDPLRDIDVINTELIFADIETIDKAIEKHEKLARNKIKESVELMSVLPKVKKHLEEFKLLKTLDLTDDEKQILKNYQLLTLKPMIFAANVAEDDLATGNKYVDLVREFTKSIGSEVVVVSAKVESELQEMDEESKQEFLEALGVKEAGLNRLIRAGFKLLGLQTYFTAGPKEVRAWTIRIGDTAPKAAGEIHTDFEKGFIRAKVVSYDNFIKNSGWKMSQENGVLRLEGKDYIVQDGDLMEFLFNV, from the coding sequence ATGATAGGTATAGGAATTGTAGGGTTACCGAATGTTGGAAAGTCTACATTGTTTAATGCAATAACTAAGGCAGGAGCAGCAGAGGCAGCAAACTATCCTTTTTGTACAATAGAACCAAATGTTGGAGTGGTAACTGTTCCAGATGAAAGACTAAATGAACTTGCAAAAATAATAAATCCTCAAAAAATTGTACCAGCAACTGTTGAATTTATTGATATAGCAGGTCTTGTAAAAGGAGCTTCAAAAGGAGAAGGTAGGGGAAATAAATTTTTATCAAATATAAGAAGTACATCTGCTATATGTCAAGTAGTGAGATGTTTTGATGATGATAATATAACTCATGTTGATGGTAGTGTTGATCCACTAAGAGATATTGATGTTATTAATACAGAATTAATTTTTGCAGATATAGAAACAATTGATAAAGCAATAGAAAAACATGAAAAATTAGCAAGAAATAAAATAAAAGAATCAGTTGAACTTATGTCAGTGTTACCAAAAGTTAAAAAACATCTTGAAGAATTTAAACTTTTAAAAACCTTAGATTTGACAGATGATGAAAAACAAATATTAAAAAATTATCAATTACTTACTTTAAAACCAATGATATTTGCAGCTAATGTTGCAGAAGATGACTTAGCAACAGGAAATAAATATGTTGATTTGGTGAGAGAATTTACAAAGAGTATAGGTTCAGAAGTTGTTGTAGTTTCTGCGAAAGTTGAATCTGAATTACAAGAAATGGATGAAGAAAGCAAACAAGAATTTTTAGAAGCTTTAGGAGTTAAAGAAGCAGGACTTAATAGACTTATAAGAGCAGGTTTTAAACTTTTAGGTTTACAAACATATTTTACAGCAGGTCCAAAAGAAGTGAGAGCTTGGACTATAAGGATTGGAGATACTGCACCTAAGGCAGCAGGAGAAATACACACAGATTTTGAAAAGGGATTTATAAGAGCAAAGGTTGTTTCTTATGACAATTTTATAAAAAATTCAGGTTGGAAAATGTCACAAGAAAATGGTGTTTTGAGACTTGAAGGAAAAGATTATATAGTTCAAGATGGAGATTTAATGGAATTTTTATTTAATGTGTAA
- the tpiA gene encoding triose-phosphate isomerase, with the protein MRRLVIAGNWKMYKNNKEAVETLTQLKDLTRDVKNVDIVIGAPFTCLSDAVKIVEGSNVKIAAENVYPKIEGAYTGEVSPKMLKDIGVTYVILGHSERREYFKESDEFINQKVKAVLEIGMKPILCIGEKLEDREGGKTLEVLAKQIKEGLVDLSKEDAEKTIVAYEPVWAIGTGKTATPEMAQETHKEIRNVLAEMFGKDVADKMIIQYGGSMKPENAKDLLSQEDIDGGLVGGASLKADSFFEIIKAGN; encoded by the coding sequence TTGAGAAGATTAGTTATTGCTGGAAATTGGAAAATGTATAAAAATAATAAAGAGGCTGTTGAAACATTGACACAACTAAAAGATTTAACAAGGGATGTAAAAAATGTAGATATAGTTATAGGAGCACCTTTTACTTGTCTTTCAGATGCAGTTAAAATTGTTGAAGGAAGTAATGTAAAAATAGCAGCAGAAAATGTATATCCTAAAATAGAAGGAGCGTATACAGGAGAAGTTTCTCCTAAAATGCTTAAAGATATTGGAGTTACTTATGTAATTTTAGGACACTCTGAAAGAAGAGAATATTTTAAAGAAAGTGATGAATTTATAAATCAAAAAGTTAAGGCAGTTTTAGAAATAGGAATGAAACCTATACTTTGTATTGGAGAAAAGTTAGAAGATAGAGAAGGAGGAAAAACTCTTGAAGTTCTAGCTAAACAAATCAAAGAAGGTCTTGTTGATTTATCTAAGGAAGATGCAGAAAAAACTATAGTTGCTTATGAACCAGTTTGGGCAATAGGAACAGGAAAAACAGCAACTCCAGAAATGGCACAAGAAACTCATAAGGAAATTAGAAATGTCTTAGCAGAAATGTTTGGAAAAGATGTGGCAGATAAGATGATAATTCAATATGGTGGTTCAATGAAACCAGAAAATGCAAAAGATTTATTAAGTCAAGAAGATATTGATGGTGGTCTTGTTGGAGGAGCTTCATTAAAGGCAGATTCATTTTTTGAAATTATAAAAGCAGGAAATTAA
- a CDS encoding methyl-accepting chemotaxis protein — MEVYIDNQKTNFGRRSKDLEKILKAISKKLEKHEKVIQNIYINGSNIQDSIILDIDMDRPNIMEVETKSYTDLILDSLTLLKEYIETFFEVKKDFQQLIENNEKISGIEIEETDSFLNWFSDLLFFLVENYAFAFRSLQATIQTFREELVTLAELKERKDYVAYVSVLDYCVSDILENFKVNIDYYYKSILEEVEQRQIVF, encoded by the coding sequence ATGGAAGTATATATAGATAACCAGAAAACTAATTTTGGTAGGCGTAGTAAAGATTTAGAAAAAATCTTAAAAGCCATAAGCAAAAAATTAGAAAAACATGAAAAAGTAATACAGAATATCTATATTAATGGGAGTAATATACAAGATAGTATTATTTTAGATATAGATATGGATAGACCAAATATAATGGAAGTGGAAACAAAATCTTATACAGATTTGATATTAGATTCTTTAACTCTTTTAAAAGAGTATATAGAAACTTTTTTTGAAGTAAAAAAAGATTTTCAACAACTGATAGAAAATAACGAAAAAATTTCTGGAATTGAGATAGAAGAAACTGATAGTTTTTTAAATTGGTTTTCAGATTTATTGTTTTTTTTGGTTGAAAACTATGCTTTTGCTTTTAGAAGTTTACAAGCAACAATTCAAACTTTTAGAGAAGAATTAGTTACATTGGCTGAACTAAAAGAAAGAAAAGATTATGTAGCCTATGTAAGTGTATTAGATTATTGTGTATCAGATATATTAGAGAATTTTAAAGTTAATATAGATTATTATTATAAAAGTATATTGGAAGAAGTAGAACAAAGACAAATAGTATTTTAA
- a CDS encoding ComF family protein has protein sequence MLKLKEAIRESLRFLFFDNACSCCHSKLDREGYICSKCLEKLKKEAFLKNKDEFYYLFIYEKAIRQIISDYKLRNRKDLARDIAFLIKKPIFQLIEREKIDIIIPVPISEEREIERGFNQIEYLLECLDIKYKKIERIKNTKHMYTLKDNEKREKNVEKAFKNSLNLENKNVLIVDDIITSGATINSISEELRRDNENINIKAFSIAVARHFIKE, from the coding sequence ATGCTGAAGTTGAAGGAAGCTATTAGAGAAAGTTTGAGATTTTTATTTTTTGATAATGCCTGTTCATGTTGCCATAGTAAACTTGATAGAGAAGGATATATTTGTTCTAAATGTTTAGAAAAATTAAAAAAAGAGGCTTTTTTAAAGAATAAAGATGAATTTTATTATCTTTTTATTTATGAAAAAGCAATTAGACAGATTATTTCTGATTATAAATTGAGGAATAGAAAAGATTTGGCAAGGGATATAGCATTTTTAATTAAGAAACCTATTTTTCAGTTGATAGAAAGAGAAAAAATTGATATTATAATACCAGTGCCTATAAGTGAGGAAAGAGAGATAGAAAGAGGTTTCAATCAAATAGAATATCTATTAGAATGTTTAGATATCAAGTATAAAAAAATTGAGAGAATAAAGAATACAAAACATATGTATACTTTAAAAGATAATGAAAAAAGAGAAAAAAATGTAGAAAAAGCCTTTAAAAATAGTTTGAATTTAGAAAATAAAAATGTTTTAATAGTAGATGATATTATAACAAGTGGAGCAACTATTAATTCTATAAGTGAAGAGCTTAGGAGAGATAATGAAAATATCAATATAAAGGCATTTTCAATAGCAGTAGCAAGGCATTTTATTAAAGAGTAG
- a CDS encoding zinc ribbon domain-containing protein codes for MKLAFSCPKCRCRNYEEKSIILPEKKKNFIKIELNTYYAKTCLNCGYTEFYSAKIVDDETAKEKCKTDAEVEGSY; via the coding sequence ATGAAGTTGGCTTTTAGTTGTCCTAAATGTAGATGTAGAAACTATGAGGAAAAGAGCATTATCTTGCCAGAGAAAAAGAAGAATTTTATAAAAATAGAGCTTAATACTTACTATGCTAAAACTTGTTTAAATTGTGGATATACAGAATTTTATTCAGCAAAAATTGTAGATGATGAAACTGCAAAGGAGAAGTGCAAAACTGATGCTGAAGTTGAAGGAAGCTATTAG
- a CDS encoding YraN family protein — translation MNTREIGNEYEDKSVEILVKEDYKILERNYQNKFGEIDIIAEKNKEIIFIEVKYRKTNKFGYGYEAVDRRKIMKILKLANYYIQSKKYQDYKIRFDCMSYLGDELDWIKNIVWGDEVGF, via the coding sequence TTGAATACAAGAGAAATAGGAAATGAATATGAAGATAAAAGTGTTGAAATTTTAGTAAAAGAAGATTATAAAATACTTGAAAGAAATTATCAAAATAAATTTGGTGAAATTGATATAATTGCAGAAAAGAATAAAGAAATTATATTTATTGAGGTAAAATACAGAAAGACAAATAAATTTGGCTATGGTTATGAGGCAGTGGATAGAAGAAAAATTATGAAAATTTTAAAACTAGCCAATTACTATATACAGTCTAAAAAATATCAGGACTACAAAATAAGATTCGATTGTATGAGTTATTTGGGTGATGAACTAGATTGGATAAAAAATATTGTGTGGGGTGATGAAGTTGGCTTTTAG
- a CDS encoding ribonuclease HII — MDNPLYLYDLEYKNVIGVDEAGRGPLAGPVVAAAVILKEYTEELDEINDSKKLTEKKREKLYDIIMKNFDVAVGISTVEEIDKLNILNADFLAMRRALKDLKSLKNEKEYTVLVDGNLKIKEYIGKQLPIVKGDAKSLSIAAASIIAKVTRDRLMKDLANIYPDYSFEKHKGYGTKTHIEAIKDKGAIEGVHRKVFLRKILETEEEKTK, encoded by the coding sequence ATGGATAATCCATTGTATCTTTATGATTTAGAATACAAAAATGTTATAGGTGTAGATGAGGCAGGCAGAGGTCCTCTTGCAGGTCCTGTTGTTGCAGCGGCTGTAATATTAAAAGAATATACAGAAGAATTAGATGAAATAAATGATTCTAAAAAGTTGACTGAGAAAAAAAGAGAGAAATTATATGATATAATAATGAAAAATTTTGATGTAGCAGTTGGAATTTCAACAGTTGAAGAAATAGATAAATTAAATATTTTAAATGCAGATTTTTTAGCAATGAGAAGAGCATTAAAAGACTTGAAAAGTTTAAAAAATGAGAAAGAATACACTGTTTTAGTTGATGGAAATTTAAAAATAAAAGAATATATAGGAAAACAGTTACCAATAGTTAAAGGAGATGCTAAAAGTCTTAGTATTGCAGCAGCGTCTATAATAGCTAAGGTTACAAGAGATAGACTTATGAAAGATTTAGCTAATATTTATCCTGATTATAGCTTTGAAAAGCATAAAGGTTATGGGACAAAAACACATATAGAAGCAATAAAGGATAAAGGTGCTATTGAGGGAGTACATAGAAAAGTATTTTTGAGAAAGATTCTTGAAACAGAAGAAGAAAAGACAAAGTGA
- a CDS encoding RluA family pseudouridine synthase: MENIKEKFEFEVNSEYEGMRLDKYLSEQIEEATRSYLEKLIDNNFVKVNSKIINKNGRKLKLGEKIEVLIPEEENIDIEPENIPLNIVYENDDFILINKSYGMVVHPAYGNYTGTLVNALLYYTNNLSSVNGNIRPGIIHRLDKDTSGLILVAKNNYAHAKLASMFIDKTIHKTYLCIVKGNFSEENLSGRIENLIGRDSKDRKKMTIVKENGKIAISNYKVVEQVEGYSLVEVAIETGRTHQIRVHMKSINHVILGDSVYGTEDKNVKRQMLHAYKLEFLNPLDNKKYIFKGKLFDDFIEVAKRLKFNIEKYI; encoded by the coding sequence ATGGAGAATATAAAGGAAAAATTTGAATTTGAAGTTAATTCTGAATATGAAGGTATGAGGCTAGATAAATATTTAAGTGAACAAATAGAAGAAGCCACTCGTTCATATTTAGAAAAACTTATAGATAATAATTTTGTAAAAGTAAATTCAAAAATTATAAATAAAAATGGAAGAAAACTAAAATTAGGAGAAAAAATAGAAGTTTTAATTCCAGAAGAAGAGAATATTGATATTGAGCCAGAGAATATTCCCCTAAATATTGTTTATGAAAATGATGATTTTATACTGATAAATAAGAGTTATGGTATGGTTGTTCACCCTGCCTATGGAAATTATACAGGAACTTTAGTTAATGCACTTTTATACTATACAAACAACTTGTCTTCTGTGAATGGTAATATAAGACCAGGTATAATACATAGACTTGATAAGGATACAAGTGGTTTGATACTGGTTGCCAAAAATAACTATGCACATGCAAAATTGGCTTCAATGTTTATTGATAAAACTATACATAAGACATATTTGTGTATAGTAAAAGGTAATTTCTCAGAAGAAAATCTAAGTGGAAGAATTGAGAATTTAATTGGCAGAGATAGTAAAGATAGAAAAAAAATGACAATTGTTAAAGAAAATGGTAAAATTGCTATTTCTAATTATAAAGTTGTAGAGCAAGTTGAAGGATATTCATTAGTAGAGGTAGCTATTGAAACTGGAAGAACTCACCAAATTAGAGTACATATGAAAAGTATAAATCATGTAATTTTAGGAGATTCTGTCTATGGAACTGAAGATAAAAATGTGAAAAGACAGATGTTACATGCTTATAAATTGGAATTTTTAAATCCTTTGGATAATAAAAAATATATATTTAAGGGAAAATTATTTGATGATTTTATAGAAGTTGCAAAGAGATTAAAATTCAATATAGAAAAATATATTTAA
- the ybaK gene encoding Cys-tRNA(Pro) deacylase, with translation MKKTNAIRELEIHKIEHIVREYEVDEEHLDAVSVALKTNKDITRVFKTLVLLNEKREMVVACIPGMEKLDLKKLGKLSGHKKLEMLPMKDLFSMTGYVRGGCSPIGIKKRHSIFIHESALDNKTILVSGGLRGLQIEIEPQKLIDYLKITVGDIIEDVNIEF, from the coding sequence ATGAAAAAGACAAATGCTATTAGAGAGTTAGAAATACATAAGATTGAACATATAGTTAGAGAATATGAAGTTGATGAAGAACATTTAGATGCAGTCAGTGTAGCACTAAAAACTAATAAAGATATTACAAGAGTTTTTAAAACTTTGGTTTTATTAAATGAAAAAAGAGAGATGGTGGTTGCCTGTATTCCAGGAATGGAAAAGCTTGATTTAAAGAAGTTAGGAAAACTTTCAGGGCATAAAAAACTTGAAATGTTACCAATGAAAGATTTATTTTCAATGACAGGATATGTCAGAGGGGGGTGTTCTCCTATTGGGATAAAAAAAAGACATTCTATTTTTATTCATGAATCTGCATTGGATAATAAAACAATTTTAGTTAGTGGTGGTTTGAGAGGCTTACAAATTGAGATAGAGCCACAAAAATTAATTGATTATTTAAAAATAACAGTTGGGGATATCATTGAAGATGTAAATATAGAATTTTAA
- a CDS encoding PrpR N-terminal domain-containing protein, which translates to MGKIAFLVSGEKMFKKIKKYIDTEDVILVETTISNALEEAKNLIDEGVKVILTKLAIKIKIEDKVEIPVLSIENNISDYIELLKEIDIKNNRIAFVDYIEAPESLVDLSKIISNDIVFKTFTSEEECEAIVKELKNKSYSILIGSVLTKKYANKYDLKSYEVEISKNSYSMYIEIAEQIIKFTDLKKSKAKVLKSIEIMIDNYLKNEEKMEKNILDKVTMNDVEKDRLIEGLKRNGFSLSNTAKDLGMSRTTLWRKLKKFNIIIE; encoded by the coding sequence ATGGGTAAAATTGCTTTTTTAGTATCTGGTGAGAAAATGTTTAAAAAAATAAAAAAATATATAGATACAGAGGATGTTATTTTAGTTGAAACTACAATTTCAAATGCTTTGGAAGAAGCAAAGAATTTAATTGATGAAGGAGTGAAAGTAATACTTACAAAACTAGCTATAAAAATAAAGATAGAAGATAAAGTAGAGATACCTGTTTTAAGTATTGAAAATAACATTTCTGACTATATAGAGCTTTTAAAAGAAATTGATATAAAAAATAATAGAATTGCTTTTGTTGATTATATTGAAGCACCTGAAAGTTTAGTTGACCTTAGTAAAATCATCTCTAATGATATAGTTTTTAAAACTTTTACAAGTGAAGAAGAATGTGAGGCAATAGTAAAAGAATTAAAAAATAAATCATATTCAATTTTAATTGGAAGTGTATTGACTAAGAAATATGCTAATAAGTATGATTTAAAATCTTATGAAGTGGAAATTTCAAAAAACTCATATTCAATGTATATTGAGATAGCAGAACAGATAATTAAATTTACAGATTTAAAAAAATCAAAGGCTAAAGTATTAAAAAGTATAGAAATTATGATAGATAATTATTTAAAAAATGAAGAAAAAATGGAAAAGAATATACTTGATAAGGTAACTATGAATGATGTTGAAAAAGACAGATTAATTGAAGGTTTAAAAAGAAATGGTTTTTCCTTATCGAATACTGCAAAAGATTTGGGTATGAGCAGAACGACACTTTGGAGAAAATTAAAAAAATTTAATATTATTATAGAATAA
- a CDS encoding 2-hydroxycarboxylate transporter family protein, translating to MAKKNFKELFDLRESKWGGISLPMFLCALIVVAIVVYIPFGLDKEGNPASFLRPNFLIMFSALAVFGLLFGEIGDRIPIWNDFIGGGTILVFFMAAVFGTYNLVPENFMKAVKIFYGKQPVNFLEMFIPALIVGSVLTVDRKTLIKSISGYIPLIIIGVLGASAGGVLVGLAFGKSPIDVMMNYVLPIMGGGTGAGAVPMSEIWSSKTGRPAAEWFGFAISILSIANVFAILCGALLKKLGEMKPSLTGNGELIIDNSKEAIRDKEIDVKPELTDTTAAFILTGVLFMVAHILGELWSKLPIEFELHRLVFLILLTMFLNIANLVPDNIKAGAKRMQTFFSKHTIWILMASVGFTTDVKEIAKAAAPSNILIALAIVLGAAGLIMLVARIMKFYPVEAAITAGLCMANRGGAGDVAVLGAADRMDLMSFAQISSRIGGAMMLVLGSLMFSAFAS from the coding sequence ATGGCAAAAAAAAATTTTAAAGAATTATTTGATCTTAGAGAGTCTAAGTGGGGTGGAATAAGTCTACCAATGTTCTTATGTGCATTGATCGTTGTAGCTATTGTTGTATATATTCCTTTCGGGCTAGATAAGGAAGGAAATCCTGCAAGTTTCTTGAGACCTAATTTCCTAATTATGTTCTCTGCACTTGCTGTGTTTGGTTTGCTTTTTGGAGAAATAGGAGATAGAATTCCTATCTGGAATGATTTTATAGGTGGAGGAACTATCTTAGTTTTCTTTATGGCTGCTGTATTTGGAACTTATAATTTAGTGCCTGAAAACTTTATGAAAGCTGTAAAAATTTTCTATGGAAAACAGCCTGTAAACTTCTTAGAAATGTTTATCCCAGCATTGATTGTTGGTTCTGTTTTAACTGTTGATAGAAAAACTCTTATTAAATCTATAAGTGGATATATCCCTTTAATCATAATTGGAGTTCTTGGAGCATCAGCTGGTGGAGTACTTGTTGGATTAGCATTTGGAAAAAGCCCAATTGATGTTATGATGAACTATGTGCTTCCAATAATGGGTGGAGGAACAGGAGCTGGAGCTGTACCTATGTCTGAAATATGGTCTTCTAAAACTGGCAGACCTGCTGCTGAATGGTTTGGGTTTGCCATATCTATATTAAGTATTGCAAATGTATTTGCAATACTATGTGGTGCTTTACTTAAAAAACTTGGTGAAATGAAACCTAGTTTAACTGGTAATGGTGAATTAATTATAGATAATTCGAAAGAAGCTATAAGAGATAAAGAAATTGATGTAAAGCCTGAACTTACAGATACAACTGCTGCTTTTATTTTAACAGGAGTTTTGTTTATGGTTGCTCATATCTTAGGGGAACTTTGGTCTAAACTTCCAATAGAATTTGAATTGCATCGTTTGGTGTTCTTAATTCTTTTAACTATGTTCTTAAATATTGCTAATCTAGTTCCTGATAATATAAAGGCTGGAGCAAAAAGAATGCAAACATTCTTCTCTAAACATACAATTTGGATATTAATGGCTTCTGTTGGATTTACAACAGATGTAAAAGAAATTGCAAAGGCTGCTGCACCATCAAATATATTAATTGCTCTTGCAATAGTTTTAGGTGCTGCTGGACTTATTATGTTAGTGGCCAGAATAATGAAGTTTTATCCTGTTGAAGCTGCTATCACTGCTGGACTTTGTATGGCAAACAGAGGTGGAGCAGGAGACGTTGCAGTTCTAGGAGCTGCTGACAGAATGGATCTTATGTCATTTGCTCAAATATCTTCTCGTATAGGAGGAGCTATGATGTTAGTGCTTGGATCTCTAATGTTTAGTGCCTTTGCATCATAA